AAATAGGCCATCCATCAATCCCGTCTGACTTTGCAAGTGTTTTCAGAGCACATCGGCCCTGGTGATTTAGGTTTAAGATtgatatgtttttgtaattttacaaatattgcaTGTAGTTCATCATTAgattctttttaaattatttcaacttGTTAGTAGCAAACGGACCATGTGTGTGGTCAAATAGACAGGTCAGTAGGTCATAAGGCCAGGAAGATAGGAAGGGCGGTTAAAGTTAAACATGAATgcaaccacacacactcacactgccacatacacacagacacacactataGCCCCCTGAGAATTAAAAGAGTTCCACAAATATAGAAAACTGTCCTGGCTTCACATAAGGGAGTTCAAACTCAAGTAGTATCATGATGTAGAAATGTTTGGAATGTCTTGAGCATGTTCAACAAATGCCTCTTTATGCATGATGTTAATATAGCCTACACATAATTTTTCCATTAAGGTCTAAtctaaatgttgttttttgtttttaataatggtTTATTGGGGTAAATCACACTACTTCCCCACCCAGACTTTAGTATTGTACTATTCCTTCTGAACTACTTAAAAATAACttgttaatttgttaataaaatgttgCTTCTAAAGACGGTGACCAAGAATTCCTGAGATAGGTCTGTGTGCCTAGAAATAGTTTGCTCACGGTTCCATGTGTGTTACATCACAGGAGCCAATGAAACGTTTTCATTTGACATCCTATTACAATCTTCAAGCGCCTAAGTGTCGTGTATAAAGAGCTTTATTGCAAACAGGTTTAGCTGTCACGCTGTGAGATACCCAATGTCTGCATTCTCAGTCTTTGTATTTgccttaaaggtgaagtgtgtaatttttcaGACATTATAAGACTTTCTCTTATCCCACCTTGCTCAAATTATTATACTTACCCAGTTCTGTGACCAATGGCCGAtgcagttttcttttttgtttttgtttttcagatcttGCTCATTTGCACTGCTTTTTACTTAATGATCAGTATCTTAAATGTTGGAAATTGCAGTATACACTACAGTACTTCAAATGTTTGGGATGGCAAAACGAAGTGTCTTATGCTCTCCCAGACTGGATTCATGATGTGCTGGTCTGTTCATCACGCAAAACTAATCAGAATTTCTTCTCTCTTTCCTCAGTCGAGGTGAATGTAGTCAGCGAGAGTGAAGAAGAGGTGGATGTTCCATCTTCAATTGCCACCAACGTGATTACAGatgtttcagcaaccagctcctcaGAGCAGATGTGTGAACATTCTTGTGAAGAGCTGGCCAACCTCTTCCAGGAGCTCAAGGGTCTCAGAGTTGTAGTTAGCAACCTCATAGATGGTCTGCAGAAAGTGGTGAGTCCTGTTGTGTTGCTTTGTAACCTGTGTTATCCTACGCCTAAACAAGATCGAACACCTACTGTATAACTTCTGTAATTTAGAAAAGAGAGGCTAACCTTTCCTCTAAGATCTAACACGCAGATATAGTATGCCATATTGTTGAAGTTAACTGATTTTGTCAGATGTTTGAGAAATGTGATGGCAGTTATGTTTTGTGGGCACATGAACAGGATAGTTGGACCATAATTTGGTATCTACCCACATAACTGTGGCTTAAATGTGAGCTCAGTAAATCACTGTGTTAAACGTTTTCTGTTGGAAAAAAGCTAAAATTTTCAATGCATGAAAATTTATAGTTATTTTGACTGCTGGTTATGTTTGAATGTGCGGAAAGACTGCATTGCATGACGTGTCATTGCAGCATGAAGATGAACAACTGTGATTCGTTTCAAACTAACTTTTTAGACAGAAGAAAACACGGCGATGAAGGAGGCACTAAATAAGATGCAGAGTCTTTCAGAGCAGGCTATGTGCTGGCAAGATGGTCGAGTGTTTGAGGACAAAGAGGACTGGATTGTAGATAGCTGTACTAAATGTACCTGCCAAGAAGGAAAAGTTATTTGTCGTCAGATCACTTGTCCTCCAGTGGCATGTGCCAATCCATCCTTCATCGATGGCGAATGTTGTCCAGTTTGCCTTCGTAAGTAGATGCACAAACAGAGATATAGTACAACcaatttttttttgccttttatttaTGTCTTTGGTAACacaatttaaatagttttaacatGATTCAATACTacttgaataaaaaacaaaatatattttttaataaaattaaaaatgcatacatttattcagctttaattcagctaacttgatttttttttttcaatcttacaGACTCcaatcttttgtttgtttaaatatagtACAGTCCTATAAACACgcagcatatactgtatatattatttgtatatatatattcttatgttgttgtatttttttattttttattttgtctagcATTGGATAGTGAAGATGGCTGGTCTCCATGGTCAGAGTGGACTCGGTGCACAGTCACATGTGGAAGTGGCACTCAACAGAGGGGGCGCTCTTGTGATGACACAAGCAATACATGTTTTGGACCCTCGATTCAGACACGCAAGTGCAGTTTGGGAAAATGTGACCGCAGAGGTATGAATACAGCCACTGTATGTGTGATAAGTGGCAGTGTATCATTGTAACATGCTTATAACATTGTGTTTTGCACTAATAGTTCGTAAAGATGGTGGCTGGAGCTTATGGTCTCCATGGTCATCCTGCTCAGTGACGTGTGGAGAGGGACTGATCACACGTATCCGTCTCTGCAATGCTCCTGTTCCACAAAGAGGTGGAAAGGACTGTGAAGGTGATGGACGAGAGACACAGAGCTGTAACACAAACCCCTGTCCGAGTGAGTATTGTGTATTTAATCACCACTGTTATATTTAAtgtcaaattgaaaaaaaagtattgcatttCAAAAAATGTAATGCTGTTAAATATTAACTTCTACAATCCTACAAAACTTAAAGCTCATTCCCAATTTGAGCCCAAGCACACACGTGCTCATAAAGAAACCATCTCATCCATCCTGATGTTCAGATCTTAACTGGAAAACATTGAGAGCATTATATAATTCTTTCCAGGGGTTATATTATCATTAGAGCGGAACGGTACACAATTTGGCCAGTTTGTTCAATCAGAGAATTGTGACAAAGATGCTCATGATAAAGCAGATAACTGGGAACACCCCCCAATCAGGGGCTAATGAATGTTTAGGATTTGGGCTAACTTTTAGTTTCTAAACAGCAGTGCCTGCCAGAAAAGGGCATGCTATGTGTATTGTGCCCGCTTATTTGGGGTGTTTATGTGTTATTTCCGCATTAGCCAGGAATGTGCAAGCACACATTGGAGGcattacataacataacatttgGTCCAAAATAAAATCCAAGTTAATccatatgtaaatatgtttttagcTAGTTTTATTAGCTAGTTTCATTACATCAATATCAGTTCTTTGAAGTCTGCACTAGAATTTCTGTGCTGTGTTCTTTTAAAATTGCATACGCTGAACAATGgcacaataaaacgaaataaccagtttaatacaaaacaaaaattaaataacaagcAGATGGAGTTTGTCACATTAAAAACACAACATACTactttatgttttaaaattatattaatactaATTTCATAAGGTCACAAAACAGATGGCATAGATGCCGTAAGGGGGCACTTAGTCCCTACAAATAGATTTGTGCATCAAACAATTAAGGTGGGATATCTAAAGTAACCCATATTGTGCCATTTAGTTGATGGTGGCTGGGGTCCATGGTCTCTCTGGGAAACATGTTCGGCTACATGTGGAGGGGGTCTGAAGAGTCGGGTTAGGGAGTGTAACAGCCCTGAACCACAGCATGGAGGAAGGAAGTGTCTTGGAGACTCCATTGAAAATGAAGTATGCAACCGACAAGAGTGTCCTATTGGTGAGAAAAACAAACTTGTGACCAAAATATgttgcatatatgcatatatagagTGCTTTTCCCTTTcaacctaaaaacctaaaactttCTTAGCATTGGACATGgaaattaagaaagaaagaaagaataatatgtcatgttttacactgaAACGAGTGCTGTGTTGATTTTACAGATGGCTGTCTTTCGAACCCTTGCTTCGCCGGAGTCGAGTGTATCACGGCTTCTGATGGATCCTGGGAGTGTGGACGCTGCCCAAATGGTTACAGTGGCAATGGAACTTTCTGTAAAGATGTCAATGAGGTGAGCAAAATGATTACATCAAAATACTTCTGAACAAACTTGTAACTCTAAGTATTAAACTTGCCATGTTTAGGTTTCAAACCAAATAGCTGTCTGTTGACTCACATATATTTACACTGAAAAAGGAACCAAAAGCCATATCCAGACGTCAGAATATCATGGAGACTGGGGGTCAGTTATTTTAACATGCCAACCACTTGATGTTTCTATTTCTCTCCTTTGAATTCTGCGGTGTGCAGTGCGATATGGTGTCAGATCTGTGTCATAAGGTGGGTGGCCTACAGCAATGTGTGAATACAGACCCCGGATTCCACTGTCTCCCCTGCCCCCCGCGCTACAAAGGGACTCAGCCCTACGGCATGGGAGTGGAGTCAGCTAAAGTCAACAAACAGGTCAGTCATATATACATAACCCCGCATAACACTTACCACCGAGCAGCTAATTTACATCCATTCTCCCAACAGATACCTTCAGCATTGAGCTCTCAAAGTTCTGGGTCCATGTGTGTTTAAATAGACAAAGTTTCAATAGCTGTTGTTGGTTTTTTCCCATGAATATAGGTGTGTGAACCCTACAACCCCTGCAAGGACAACAGCCATAGTTGCCACAAGTATGCGGTATGCATCTTCCTTAGTCACTTCAGTGACCCAATGTACAAGTGTGAGTGCCGTATTGGCTATgctggagatggcatcatctgcGGAGAGGACTTTGATTTGGATGGATGGCCCAACCAGGATCTTGTGTGTGGAGCAAATGCCACCTACCATTGCAAAAAGGTACTACGTAACTACATTAATCAGTATCATGCCCACTGACCATGAACTTGAGGAGTGTTTTGATTTGGCCCAGTGTTTACTGTCTATCGTGCCTTTTggaatcttatattttatatccCTAAAATGTCTTTGTGGTGAAGTGTTTAGCCAAAGGGAAAAAGAGCAAAAGTTATAATTTCATTGTTCTTCTCCTGTGATTAATAATTGCTTGAATTATGTCATGACACACCGTGGAGAAAAACCAGAACCAGAATCTGCAAGACATCATAGAGCTGATGCCTGGGAAGCAAAGAGAGCCAAGCGAGAAagcaataaagaataaaatatgcgcacataataaataaaggaaaaaattGGTAATGCACAGAATGAAGAATTGAGATATCATAGCAAAAGAAGCTTGAAATGTCTAGTATGTGGGTGATTTGATATGAATAACTATTAGTGGCACATTTCTTTGTTTCACAAAGCACACTCAAAAAAGGATTGCTTCCAGAATAATTTCATGAAAAACATCTTGCGTGTGTGCATATGtagttatataaaaacaataattcaaAGATTTTTTGTAAGAATTCTCTTATGCTTATCAAGATGGCATTTATTtgttagaaatacagtaaaaacagtaattttgtgggggaaaaaatattacaatattaagtaactgttttctgttttctttattgtcaaatgtaatttaatcctgtgatggcaaagctgaattttcagcagccattactccagttaagggatccttcagaaatcattctaatatgttgattttggGGCTCacgaaacatttcatattattataaattgttctAAGCCGCCGTGTTTCTTAaggtttttgtggaaaccatgaaaaaaaaatgtcagggttgtgtgatgaatagaaagttcatatacattatgaaaattattatttttttaaacattattttgttattttgttttgttgtggtgGCTTGTTTTTCTACATTTCACAGGTGTGTCACCACATGCAGTTCAGGGGAGAAGAACCTAATTTCTAATGCTAAATCTTTCACTCAGGAAGATATGCAGGTTGCGACAGATGCTTTCTTTAAAAGACATTAAGTTGCATTTTAGTAGTCTTTAGTTTTCGGCTGCGATTTACTCAGTCAGATTATGATTTTTACGAATAAATACGCACTGCTTATGCTTTCACCGTGAAAAGGCCCGTGTTTCTTACTTACAACTGTATTTTGCAATCTCTGCAGGACAACTGTCCGACTTTACCCAACTCTGGTCAAGAGGACTTTGACAATGATGGGCAAGGAGATGCTTGTGATAAAGATGATGACAATGATGAAATTGTGGATGAAAGGGTGAGGCAGATTTAATACATGTGAGGTTTATGGACTTGTCTTCATGCTGCTGACTTGTATAATAGACTGTGTGCTATagacacatatatgtatatggtaTTTCTTCCAGGACAACTGCCCCCTGATGTATAACCCCAGGCAGTATGACTATGACAAGGATGATGTTGGAGACCGGTGTGATAACTGCCCGTATGAGCATAACCCTGCTCAGACCGACACCGACAACAATGGGGAAGGAGATGCCTGTTCTATTGATATGGATGGAGATGGTACAAAAAGCCTTGATCCTCATTTATAATCCATGTGTCCCCTTTTTGGATTGCAACAGATGTGATTCatgtccttttctttttttttctttctgttcttaGAGATTCTAAACCAGCGAGACAACTGCCCTCTCATTTACAACACAGACCAGAAAGACACAGATTTAGATGGTGTCGGAGACCAGTGTGATAACTGCCCCTTAGTTCACAACCCACAGCAGGTCTGGAGAAAAATGGCAACTGAGTGCTTTTGTAGttttttaacatctttattcattttttaa
This portion of the Carassius gibelio isolate Cgi1373 ecotype wild population from Czech Republic chromosome A12, carGib1.2-hapl.c, whole genome shotgun sequence genome encodes:
- the LOC128025368 gene encoding thrombospondin-2-like, whose product is MILRRCLRVLALFLLYTSVKSQDAELEDDTVFDMFETSGITHKTIGVKLFKGLDSDAPAYRFIRFDQLPSVSSFALQKLLLQIQNNEGFILTATLRQDRTSRGTILALEGPRERRQFEVVSDGRTNTLDLVYWWADGSRNVISFEDVDLSDSQWKNLTLYVHGETATLYIGCGLIDSFILDEPFYEHLSATGGHMYVAKGATRESHFRGLLQNVRFIFDTPLEDILESRGCDLGNPVEVNVVSESEEEVDVPSSIATNVITDVSATSSSEQMCEHSCEELANLFQELKGLRVVVSNLIDGLQKVTEENTAMKEALNKMQSLSEQAMCWQDGRVFEDKEDWIVDSCTKCTCQEGKVICRQITCPPVACANPSFIDGECCPVCLPLDSEDGWSPWSEWTRCTVTCGSGTQQRGRSCDDTSNTCFGPSIQTRKCSLGKCDRRVRKDGGWSLWSPWSSCSVTCGEGLITRIRLCNAPVPQRGGKDCEGDGRETQSCNTNPCPIDGGWGPWSLWETCSATCGGGLKSRVRECNSPEPQHGGRKCLGDSIENEVCNRQECPIDGCLSNPCFAGVECITASDGSWECGRCPNGYSGNGTFCKDVNECDMVSDLCHKVGGLQQCVNTDPGFHCLPCPPRYKGTQPYGMGVESAKVNKQVCEPYNPCKDNSHSCHKYAVCIFLSHFSDPMYKCECRIGYAGDGIICGEDFDLDGWPNQDLVCGANATYHCKKDNCPTLPNSGQEDFDNDGQGDACDKDDDNDEIVDERDNCPLMYNPRQYDYDKDDVGDRCDNCPYEHNPAQTDTDNNGEGDACSIDMDGDEILNQRDNCPLIYNTDQKDTDLDGVGDQCDNCPLVHNPQQTDADNDLIGDQCDDNQDIDEDGHQNNMDNCPYISNANQADHDGDGKGDACDFDDDNDGIPDDRDNCRLVSNKDQTDSDGDGRGDACENDFDNDKVPDIFDACPENNAISVTDFRKFQMVHLDPKGTTQIDPNWVVRNQGKELVQTANSDPGIAVGFDEFSAVDFSGTFYVNTDRDDDYAGFVFGYQSSRRFYVVMWKQITQTYWEERPSKAFGISGVSLKVVNSTTGTGKNLRNALWHTGNTKQQVRTLWHDPKNIGWKDYTAYRWHLIHRPKTGFIRVVVYEGKQIMADSGPIYDQTFTGGRIGLFVFSQEAVVFSDLKYECRDN